GCCTGTTAatgtttgatgttgatatcTCTATTGGTTTTGGTATTTTGATTTTGTCTCTCCTCTCAAGCAGTTTTTTTTACTTTCAAGTTTTGCACTGCATAGTTTTGCATGTTTTGTTCTGTTCAAAGATCTTGATTGTCTGTTTTTtttcgtctttttttttttgactttGCCGATTATCTGCACATGCTCTGCGTTGTAGTACCCTGTACTATAAGTAATTTGAACTCAAAAATACAAATTGGTTTGGCGGGGAAATTTGCTCTTCAACTCTTCGTAACTATCCTATCTATCCCATATCTATCATGGGCGACTGCACCTGTAATGGGTATTATAATCAGTAAGGAGTTAGTAGTTTGACTACATGTTAATTAATTACATATTATGCTTTACATACCAATATCTAAGCTAGTCGAGAGTACTCGGATAAAAGCTCACTCACACACAGGGCTAACAAACCCAATAGTCCACCTCAAGGACCCCGTAATGATAACGAAGAACCCCAATGCAACACCCACGCTCATCACCCCGTATATATACGCGTGTAACCTGTGCGCCAGCCCATTCAACTCGGCCACCCACGTACTTACCGTCGTTGCCGAGCCGCAGAACCCATCCATCACGCCCTGCAAGACCTGGCAGCTCACGAGCACAGTCGCTCCAACACCATCGACGCGCTGGAGGTCATAACACATAGACAGGATTATAGTCCCGAGTATATTGACGGTAAATGTACCGAGAGGGAAATGCGGGACGCGCGCGTTGAGTAGCAGGGAGAGGTAGAAGCGGAGGAGGCAGCCGAGGGgggcgaagacgatggcaAAGACCGCGTAGCCGCGCCAGGCGGTTTGGCCTTCTGGGGGAAAGATGGCAAGGAAGATTGATCCGatccagcagccccagccgaggaaggtgaagaggGGGTCGATGAAGCGACGGGTTAGACGGAAGGGTATTGTTAgtggaagttggagatgctCGAGGGCAAGGGCGAGATGGGAGCCGAATATGAGTGCCGCAAAGCTgaggacgacctcgacgaggatgacggcCACGAGGGCCATGAAGCTGTAGCCGCCATTGGGGGCGGAGGCTGAGGACGATGGGTCGGGGAGATCgttggagagggcgaggaagatatcGCGGATAAAGGATGAGAACGAGGTGAAGGAGCCGCAAAAGCCGGCTGTGAGGCCGATGTAGAGCGGGATTGTCTTTTTGATGGATTTATGGCGTTTGACCTGTTCGTCTCTGTCTGGGTTATCCTGGTTGCCGCTGGCATCGTCTTTCCTGTGATTGCCCCATTCTTCACGAAAGATGTTTTTGTCTTCGAGAAAGAAGCCCATCAGGAGGGAACCCCCGACATTGGCCCATAGGACGCCTGTCACCACGGGAGCACCGCGGTAGAATGTGAGGGCCTGGAGGCCGATGCGCGCAAGGGTACCGAatatggagaagaagacgaggtaGGACAGGGTGTACAGATGTGTTGCCGACGAGGACAGTGATTCATGTCGCTCTGGATATGACTCGACGGGACCTTGCGAGGGCTTGTCTGTGGCCGGTGGAAGCTGCGGCGAGTACTGTCGCTGCGGAGCCGGTCCTGCAGTGGGAGGCGGCGCTTGAGTCTCCGGCAGGCGACTTTCCACAGTGTCGCCAGCGACAACGTGGTTGGAAGCCATTGCGAATGCCTTTATGGCCGTTCAGGCGCGTCGCGTGGTGTTGACAACTTCTTCAGTAGATCGTGAGGGGAAGAAAATGCTTCGCCCGTTAGGCTCATGACTAAGTCCTTCGAGTGGGTCAGAATAAATGGAGCCATTATGGTGCTGTGGAATCGCTGCTTATCAGGGCGACAACAGGGAGATAACTTAGATAAGAAGGGATTGGAGacaggatgatgaagccgCAGGAGTACGATGACAAATGCAGGGCAAGACAATCTGAAGAGGAGAGCAGGTGACTTTGGGTTTCCTGCATTATTTACCCCTCGTCATCTGCTTCTCCATCCCATTTCATCACCGCCAGTCCTCCTTAGAATCAGCTTGTTTGGTCTTGTCTCATTCACCATGACGGTCCCTGCTAATGTACATGTCTCATctcaccccctcctccaagccaAGCTCTCCCAGATCCGTTCGGCTTCAACTACGACCAGGGAGACTCGCAATCTGGTCCATGAGATCGCGACGATCTTAGGGGTCGAGGCCTTCGCCTCTGGCTGGAAAGCCACGGGCACAGGAAAGACTGTAAATGTCCATTCCATTAACTCCATGAAACAGCCGATAACACTCCGACTCTAGGATTCCACCCCATTGGGCCTCGAATATGAGACGAAGGGCATCGACCCGGCAAACATCGCATTGGTACCCATTCTCCGCTCAGGCCTGGGCATGATCGATGGCAAGTACCTAGCTCTCTATGAACGCTCTCATTCCAAGGAGACGATGCTAACATCTTCGCCAATTCACAGCTATAAATGACCTCCTTCCCTCTCCTGTCCCAATCTATCACCTTGGCCTTTTCCGCGAACgcttctccctccaaccCGTCGAATACTACAATAACCTCCCCTACCAGCGCCCCGAGCAATCTTCGGGTCCGAACAGTATCAACACCGCGGCCGCTTCCGTCGCTGTCCTTCTCGACCCGATAATCGCGACTGGTGGCACAGCCGAGGCGGctatccagcttctccgcgaATGGGGCGTGCAGCGCGTAGTCATGCTCAGCGTGCTGGGTTCGAAAGATGGAGTGAAGCGCGCGGCGACCTGTTGGCCcgagggcgtggaggtgTGGATTGGCGCTGTGGATGAGAGGTGCAATGATAGGGGGATGATTGTACCGGGGTTGGGCGATATTGGAGATCGGTTGTTTGTTGCGATTGGGAAGTAACATACCTATTGTCGCGCCCCAGCGGATGATGCATTATTACGTGCTGGATGAAAGGGAGAGCATTTATACGAGCAATGAATTAGATCGGACTAAAGCAAATAAACCCTGATATTATAACGACAAGCATAAAACCAAAAGTAATAACTCCAATATATCAATGCCACCTGCCCAACTGATTATAAGCCCAACTCTATGACATCGACATCGGTATCGAATTCGAAGTCGCCCTTGCCCTCCCACCAGACCCGCCATTCATCACCTCCTCCCCCGTTCTAGCTCTAgtcccatcctcatcaccctcctctcGACGAGTCCGGCTCTGGCTCCGAGATCCAAGACCATGTCCATGCACAGGAAGCTCCGCCCTCCCCATGAAGACCTCCTGGTCCAGCATCTTCTCATGGATCCCGCCACGACCATGATGCACCCCGCGCGCAACTAGTTTCTCTCGTCGAAGGCGATcgcgctcttcttcgcggcgTTCGATAGCTGTCATTGAGAGATGAATATGTTAGCCAGCTGGTTTTATTTCCTTCCCATGGTTGTTTTTGAGGCATTAGCCAGGAGGTAGGAGGATTGGTAAGAGAAAACCGTCAAGGAAAGAAACATACCCCGCCAAACCACAGCGTAAACGGACATTATCACCAGCGAGGCGATGAGGAATCCAAAGAGGATGCCGAGTTCGCGGCCGATGGGGACCTCAGAGGATAGGATCTCGGGGGGGATGTGGTCGCCTCTGTGGGTGGGAGTTGGGTCTGACATTttactactttattttttttgttcttttctCTTGTCGCGTAGTGAGTTGTATACCTAGGGGATCGGTGGCAGGGTAGATTGGTGATGTTGGATTTGGTGTATCTAGGTTGTAAATAAAAGTACGAGGCGGAATGCGATTCGGCCCCGAAAGAACAACAAATAAGTATGAGGGGTTTTCAAAGGGCCTGCGAAGGATCCATGGATGGTCTGCACATCTCAGAAGAAAGCTGGGGAAGGAACCAGCTTGAACATGAAGGAATGGAAGTGgccccaactccaactccagtcAGCAAGCCAAGGCCAACCTCACTTGgacttctttcttcctcgtcacAACTAGTCAGGAGACTAAGGAATATCCAAGCCCAAGGCGCACTCAGGCTGCCCTCTGCAACTCTGTCATCCAGGCCGACTGGCCGAGGCTGTGCGACAGCCAGCCTCTCGCTCCGACTGGATACTCGGTCTTTGTTGGCTTGCCGCACTCTGATTCGAGGCGCTCGTATTCAAAGACAAAGCAACCAAACTTGAAGATCGAGGACGCCGTTAAGAGGATCTACACCGTCACGTGTTCAGCCATCGCCTCGTCGAGCTGTTTGGCTGTTTGGTTTTGACCTCATGGACAGGGAAGAGTGAGAAACTGATAAGTTAGGGCCTGGACGCTCTGCTTGCCTGTGGAGATCCCCCGGGGCGCTTGATTTATGCTGTTCCGCAGAATCGAGATATCCACGGggatttggattttccaTGACCATGGCTCAGTCCAGCCTGTACCATAAGGTTATGCCGACGCCGCTGCCACCTCCTAGATAGCAGTGCACCGGCTGAGCGGTTAATCAACCAGGCATCTCCAGCTTGTCGCCATTCCATTGTCTAGCTCCGAAGGTAATTGAGGAGATCCATCCTATTGCCAGGGATGCCACGTTTAGTTCCATGAATGTTGAACATGTCTTTTTGAGATCTTGTAGGCGGGCCTGCCATGCTGCCAACCGGGGTAGCTTGCCTTGGTTTATGATTTCTTCGCAGGCTGGGACAGGGAAGCGACAATCGCTCGAAACCCACCCTTGGCCTCGCGCATACAGAGCATGGACGGGGCACTAGGTACGACGATCGATCTGGTGggaatggaggaagaagacgagcaaAACATATCCAATCAAGTATATATCCAatcatggacatggaccTCGTTAAACAGGGACAGCATCTACTACACTCCAGACATAGCTTTCACATTCAGTCTCTGTGGCATGAGTAGGAGTAATGTTTCGCAACATAGACTACGCCACGCGCATGATATGGCTGCAACAACTGCATACTGTGGGGCTTAAAACGACCGGGCGTCAAGGACTGAATCCTGAGTGCGGGGAGGGAAGACTGGACCGGGGCTGGTCACTCGCCTGTGTCTCAGTCATTACGTAGCTGCCTAGAAAACTCTGAAGATTACGAGGAGGGTGGGAGCATTTGAAACAGGTGACTACTGCATACTTGAGGACTTTGGGAAAGGGTATGTGTTGAGGTGGTATGCTAGAATAGGGTGGATAGTGTTATGTTCTGAAGTAGTTTATTCGTTCACTGAGCTAATCCAAGTGATATCATGTACACGTACAAAAAACCGTCAGCAATCCTGCCTATATATGGCGTGGTGGGTATGGTATGGTATGGTATGGTAGGAAGCAATGCAAGCATTAGCACTGCAGGAAAGAAAGTCTGCAGAGGTGAAAGGAAACAAGTCAAAAATCGTAAGATCTCTCCGGTATTAGCGTAGCCGTATGTAGATCGATGAAATGCGCGCTGGATGCAAGACGCTCATGCtgcaaaaagaagaaacggaTGTTCAAACGCCCCGTGGACGatgagagagaagaagatgccTGCCAACTCCAGATGCAGAAGCCTTCCTCGTTTGTCGAggggggaagagaaaaaaagaatttgTTCGCTCAATTCCAAACGCGACGCAGAATTATTATCCCAGCATCACGGCTGCCATAGTCGTGCAGGTCAGCCCTATAGCCATTCCAATCCAAGGTGTCTGTCCTAATGTGCCTTCGCTCCGCTTGGTCAACTCGGTCGACGACCGTGGCGTCCGTAGAGAAAGTGCTGTCCTCTGGAGAAGTGGAAGGGACTCCATGTCTAGTTTCGTTTGGGTATCTGCGACTTGTAGGTGGAACATCTGTTGCGCTTCTGAGGGTATTTGCGGTTCGTCTTCAGGATGTATTTGTACATCTGGTAAGTGTCTTGATGGGGAGCCGTTCGGTGGCGGGCTGGGTGCGACGGCATGCGGAAATTCAGCCGCGACGATGGCTATCGTGGGTGCGAGGCAAAATATCAATGTAGAGGGCTTCATTGTGAGGGTAGAATTGTTGAGGTATGAGAAGTTGACCAATGCGCGTCGCAAACGAGGATTGATAGGGGGTTGCGACAGCTGGAGTATTTCTGCGAGGTTCTGGTCACGGCGACTAGGGGCCGCTCGAGGCGATAAATAGCGAGCCGTGTGGTGAAGAGTTTCGCGAAAAAGGCCAGACCGAGACCGGTTGAAACGAGTGGCAGGCGAACCTCCTGAGGCGGGTGTATCCCGACTACTAGGGCGAGGAATCGGGCCACTCGACGCGCCACCCAAAAACTCAGACTCGAGAAGTCGAGTCAGGACTCAGAAGCTCCAGGCAGCATGTGTTCCAGGATCAATGATGAGCTGAGAAGGAAAAGTTGAGGCAGGTTCAAATGCTGCAGAGAGGAACATGGAAAGGCTGGAAAGCTGGAACTGGAGAAATTTGGATCGAGAAACAAACAGCAATTGGAGGCCAAAGGGGCAAGGCCTGGGCGATGGATCCGAGGCTACACGCTGACAGGTCAAGCCGTTGACCCTGGCCAAGAAAGGCCCCTTGGCGCTGTGCAGACCCCCAATAGCAGCGCTCCCATTGGCCGAATCTGTGCCGCGTCCGCACGGGCGTGGACTAGCGTGGGTCGATCGCTGTCTCGTGCAACCATCCGAAGCTTGTCAGGGATTCGTTGCCAACGAGATGCTCCACCTCCCTGGTCTTGGCAGGTGCAGGGATTGACATCCTTGACCACTAAGGAAAACGCGTTTCAAGGCGGTCCACCTTGCGTGACGCAACACAGCCAATAAAACAGGGCTCACTAAAAATATCAAGATCAAGGCAGATGCATAAcgcttattattatactccGGGCAATGAGGCTTTGAGGATGCCTGCATACTTTGATGACGACAACTCGAACCTATCTGGCTTGGattcctccctcctcctacAGAGTAGTGTACGGTGTATACTCCAACACGGCCGGGCGTACTCCGGTCCGCATCATAGTATCTTTTCCCAGTCTGGCGTTACTGTGAACTTGCCGCTTAACTGTCCCATCGCCCACACCTTGTACTCGTCATCGACCACATCTTCCGTCACATTCGGCGGCGTAGACACGATCAGCGCTTCTTGCAGGAAATCAACCGCGGCCGCGCGATCTAATTCGAAGCTGATCCCACCCCAATCCATGGTCACCCGGCCCGAAGCGTGCACGTTCAGCTTGCCAGCCTGCCCCGCCTTGAGCTGCCAGTCCGCTGCTGTGACAACCTTGGATTGTGTGCGTGCCGCAGTAGATTCTTCCAATCCGTCGAGCACTTCGAACTCCTCTTCGTGCTTCAGCCCAGGAACATCCGATTGTGCGCCATTGACCTCTGCGTTCTGCCCCGCGCCTTGGGACGCAGCGGGGTTGGGGATCTCGGTAGCTTCGCCATCGGCGTTCGTCCCGTCTGCATTGGGTTCGATAAGGTTCGGGGTAATGGGAGGGAACTGCATCAAGAAGAGTTGTCCTGTTAGTTTATCGTCTTGGGACTCAGCTTTTTCGTCTTCTgttttttccttctcttgtTCATCGGTCTctgcctccgcctccgcctctgCCCCTTCCGTAAGCTCGTTTGGTTTCGTTGGAGGTTCCTTGGTGAACAGGTCCTTGACTAGctccagatcttctgcaTGTCGATCGTACTCTTCAATATCTTCTTTGGTCCGTAACAGACTCTTTGGGTCCTTCACCGCGGGCACAGAGGGTTCCCTCGAGTCCAACTTCCGCcgcaccttcttcttcggcacGGGTAATAACCCGTCATCTGTAGTAACAGGCTCTTCTGCATGTGGAACATCCATCATTGCCTGGTCGTTCTCATCCGTAggttccttcttcacctgggTTTCAGTCTCGGTGGGcgtctcctcgtcgtcctgCACGAAGAGcgcatcgtcatcctcggcTTTCCCCTTCGCCTGCTCCCGAAGTTCGGTGGATTTAGCTGTACTGGACTCCATATTCACGCTGACCACCCGATCCTCATGTTCATGTCTCTCTACTCGAATCGGACGTAGACCCTTGTCCCTTGCACTCCCCAAAGCCATCTTCCCCttgcgctgctgcttcttcttcttctggtcCAGTAccacatcctcttcatcatcatcatccgcgTCACTCTCCAAGTTAATCCTGTCAATGCTGACCCTGAGTTCCCCATCACTTTCGTCGGAGgaaacagaagcagagccaccaccaccaccaccactaccaccagCAGCCCCAACTGTCATGGATTTACTCCTTCGTGGCATCGACGTCCCTCTAGAGTCGCCGGTTCCAAATCTCGATCCTCCGCGACCCCTCCGCGCAGCGAATCCAGAGCCAAGTGGTCCCGCCGCAGCAGACATTCCCATCATTCCTCCACGCCCACCGCGTCCCGCGAAACCGGCCTTACCCCGCGCTGCCATGCTCGCTTTTCCGCGCTGGATTGCCGCAGCTTCTGCCAACCGCTCTGCATGCCGCTCGGCCTCAAGTTTCTCAATCGCCTCTCGCTCTTCTTTACTGCGTCGTCCCACAGCTCGCGGTTTGTATTTCAGTGTTGGTTTCGATGGCTCCCCTGGCCCAGCTCCTGCACTGGGACCGGGTCCAGGTCCGATGCTGCCCGAAGGATTACGCTTCTTGAGAGACTGTAATCGTTGCACCGGTGCTCGCGTCGTTGTGCCTGGCGCGGGACTCGCGGAGGAGGTATTAGGGGTAGGGTTGGAGCCGGACTCGCCGCCGTTGCTGTTCCGTGCGGGTGCTGACGATGCCCCACGTCTGGGACCGGCTTTAGGAGGCATTATGATGGTCGTGAGTCGTAACTGAAGGTGTAATGGCGTGGGTGGGGGAGTGGTCGGAAGGTGTAATGGGGATTTAGGCCTCAGCCTAGAGCGTAGAAGAGTAAAATACAATACCcaggcaaagaagaaacaTCCAAAGCTAATCTAAAGAGGCGATCAAATTGCAACCCAAAGCATGTCAAGTGATTGAAAAGGGAAGACTCATCGCTGGACAATTTTTGGCGGTAAAGAAAAAGTTGAAGCGCGCGGCTAAAGGCGGAAATGCGGGGCAGATAAAAGAGCAACACTAAACCATATATAGAAGGTGCGATTATTGGCCCGGCGGGGATAATTCTTTCCGTTGTGGTGCTTGTACGCATAGACTTCATGGGCCATGACCAACCTCATTAAGGTTAGCAAAGAGTATTCTTCGGTAATATGTATGGGTTAAAATATCCTGTCTAGGATACTAGTAGGCAATGGAAAATCCATCCGTCAATCTATATTTCATGTACTAAAATCGTATCTCAACCcagaatatatattcctaCTTAAGCCACTTAAGCTAGCTAGATGGACAATATCGGTTAAGCAAACAATAAAAGACACGGTTAGAACAAAAtcaagagaaaaaaaagaaaataaaatgaAAGCAACTTAAATCCGCACTTTATAGCAAATGAGTGGAGGTGACTAGACCAGATCGTTGGCGCACCGTAAATAACAATCAACTCAAACGCCAAAAAGAAATCCCACAATACTGAGATAAAAAACTTGATCAAGTCAACCCGCTCAGTTTCAATCGCTAGACTATCCATGATAAACAAGACAAGCAATGTAGGTAGGTAGGATGTTATGTAGCAAGGTCGGATGTGAGTTCGGTTGGGTAAAAGAGTGTGAGGGGTGTTGGCTCAAAAAGCGACAATAacaagagagagaaaaggagAGCCGAGAGGATGAGTCCGAAGCCAAATTTCAAAAGCAAAACTGCAAAACGAGAGCTCCCAAATACAAGCGAAGaattttcttttgttgtcCATATCCGGTACGAGCAATAGCAGCCTGGAAAGGTCGAAGTCATATATTATATCACGGTAAAGATTCCGATAACTTGGGAAAACCAGGGTGGATGTATGCCAATGCCTTTTCTGTAGCATCAGAAAAGCCAGATAGGTAAGCTTTGGTAGTCTATGTTGGGCAAGACCAGCGCGGGCAAACCTCTCaagtctttttttattttctgtCACCGTATATCATGTTCGTTCGCAATTTTATTCGTCGAAAAAGTACATGCGCAAACGACGAATGGCTTTTTGAGGAGATGGCGAGCGAGGCCTATCCTCCAATGGACACGACCAAGCGAGGTCTAacgcttgcgcttcttgttcttgtcaaCCAGTGAGGCGGTCATAGGAACGGCGGGAATTGGCTCCTGCACCTCACTAGTAACTGAAAGAGCATCACCTGTCTTTTTGACAGCGACGCCCATATGACGCCCGTAGCGACCTTTGCGGCCATTTCCTTCGTCCTCGCTGATACAGCCTTCGATACCAATGCCTGCATCCTTGCATCGCCCACAAGGACGCTGTCGATCACACCCCTTTTTGCTCTTGCGGCACCTCTGGCAGCGTGGTTTTGTTGAGagatcctcctcatcagcgGCTAACGGGTGTTGGCCGTTGatagaagaagttgaagccTTCCGAGGGGGAGCAGGGTTAACAACCTGAGGTGGTGCAGCTTTGCTACTGGGAACTGTCGGCGTGGGCTTGACCTTGCGGGAAGCACTAGTAGAGGAATTCTTGATTCCATTTTTGTTCGGGCGTATTTGCGTTGACTTGGGGCCACGGGCCTTAGAAGAGGTCGTGCTAATGGCTCGAGATTtgatcttctttgcctttggCATGGACTCATGAAAGGAATCTTCATCGACCTCATTCTTAACCAAGCCACCCTCGAAGTCATCATGACGATACTCATTATCAGGACTGTCATAACTAGCGTCGGAGCTGTCAAAACTGGGGAGAATATCATCTAGCCGCTTGTGTGTGTGTTTGGCAGTGCCTGGTGGGAGCATTGGGCTTGAGTCAAGCCTCTCCCGGGGACGAGCAGGtagatcatcatcgtcctcactGTAACCTTCACCGTCGCTTGTTGCGCCAGTAGAAGATgcagcctcagcagcgcCGCTAAATGCATCATCGAGGGTCGATGCTGAGGTGCGTCCATGAGAGAAATTAGAGGCATCCCCAAGGCGTATCAATTGCATcgcaacatcttcatcagaGATGCAGCTGGCGATGGTAGGATCAGGAGTGGGAAGGATACCAGGACCACCAGTTCGGCCAGCAGGATTTGAGAACGGCACCGACGAGTGCAAAGCTGTTCGGTCGCGCAGACGGTGTCCATGCTCTGGAACCATTGGGGTTGTATATATGCCATTTCGTGTGGAACCAGGACCATAAATGTGATCACTGTGCCCATAACTTTGAGGCGAGGGCAATGGCTGTTGGTAAGGATTGTGTGAACGGTGCATTGG
Above is a window of Aspergillus puulaauensis MK2 DNA, chromosome 2, nearly complete sequence DNA encoding:
- a CDS encoding FluC/FEX family fluoride channel (COG:D;~EggNog:ENOG410PHTF;~InterPro:IPR003691;~PFAM:PF02537;~TransMembrane:8 (i67-86o98-117i160-186o206-234i255-275o281-301i313-335o381-399i);~go_component: GO:0016021 - integral component of membrane [Evidence IEA]); amino-acid sequence: MASNHVVAGDTVESRLPETQAPPPTAGPAPQRQYSPQLPPATDKPSQGPVESYPERHESLSSSATHLYTLSYLVFFSIFGTLARIGLQALTFYRGAPVVTGVLWANVGGSLLMGFFLEDKNIFREEWGNHRKDDASGNQDNPDRDEQVKRHKSIKKTIPLYIGLTAGFCGSFTSFSSFIRDIFLALSNDLPDPSSSASAPNGGYSFMALVAVILVEVVLSFAALIFGSHLALALEHLQLPLTIPFRLTRRFIDPLFTFLGWGCWIGSIFLAIFPPEGQTAWRGYAVFAIVFAPLGCLLRFYLSLLLNARVPHFPLGTFTVNILGTIILSMCYDLQRVDGVGATVLVSCQVLQGVMDGFCGSATTVSTWVAELNGLAHRLHAYIYGVMSVGVALGFFVIITGSLRWTIGFVSPVCE
- a CDS encoding uracil phosphoribosyltransferase (COG:F;~EggNog:ENOG410PIZM;~InterPro:IPR029057,IPR000836;~PFAM:PF00156,PF14681;~go_process: GO:0009116 - nucleoside metabolic process [Evidence IEA]), yielding MTNAGQDNLKRRAGDFGFPALFTPRHLLLHPISSPPVLLRISLFGLVSFTMTVPANVHVSSHPLLQAKLSQIRSASTTTRETRNLVHEIATILGVEAFASGWKATGTGKTDSTPLGLEYETKGIDPANIALVPILRSGLGMIDAINDLLPSPVPIYHLGLFRERFSLQPVEYYNNLPYQRPEQSSGPNSINTAAASVAVLLDPIIATGGTAEAAIQLLREWGVQRVVMLSVLGSKDGVKRAATCWPEGVEVWIGAVDERCNDRGMIVPGLGDIGDRLFVAIGK
- a CDS encoding uncharacterized protein (COG:S;~EggNog:ENOG410PZCP;~TransMembrane:1 (o28-52i)), whose protein sequence is MSDPTPTHRGDHIPPEILSSEVPIGRELGILFGFLIASLVIMSVYAVVWRAIERREEERDRLRREKLVARGVHHGRGGIHEKMLDQEVFMGRAELPVHGHGLGSRSQSRTRREEGDEDGTRARTGEEVMNGGSGGRARATSNSIPMSMS
- a CDS encoding uncharacterized protein (SECRETED:SignalP(1-19)), producing MKPSTLIFCLAPTIAIVAAEFPHAVAPSPPPNGSPSRHLPDVQIHPEDEPQIPSEAQQMFHLQVADTQTKLDMESLPLLQRTALSLRTPRSSTELTKRSEGTLGQTPWIGMAIGLTCTTMAAVMLG
- a CDS encoding putative DNA-directed RNA polymerase III RPC4 (COG:K;~EggNog:ENOG410PTSM;~InterPro:IPR007811;~PFAM:PF05132;~go_component: GO:0005666 - RNA polymerase III complex [Evidence IEA];~go_function: GO:0003677 - DNA binding [Evidence IEA];~go_process: GO:0006383 - transcription by RNA polymerase III [Evidence IEA]), with the protein product MPPKAGPRRGASSAPARNSNGGESGSNPTPNTSSASPAPGTTTRAPVQRLQSLKKRNPSGSIGPGPGPSAGAGPGEPSKPTLKYKPRAVGRRSKEEREAIEKLEAERHAERLAEAAAIQRGKASMAARGKAGFAGRGGRGGMMGMSAAAGPLGSGFAARRGRGGSRFGTGDSRGTSMPRRSKSMTVGAAGGSGGGGGGSASVSSDESDGELRVSIDRINLESDADDDDEEDVVLDQKKKKQQRKGKMALGSARDKGLRPIRVERHEHEDRVVSVNMESSTAKSTELREQAKGKAEDDDALFVQDDEETPTETETQVKKEPTDENDQAMMDVPHAEEPVTTDDGLLPVPKKKVRRKLDSREPSVPAVKDPKSLLRTKEDIEEYDRHAEDLELVKDLFTKEPPTKPNELTEGAEAEAEAETDEQEKEKTEDEKAESQDDKLTGQLFLMQFPPITPNLIEPNADGTNADGEATEIPNPAASQGAGQNAEVNGAQSDVPGLKHEEEFEVLDGLEESTAARTQSKVVTAADWQLKAGQAGKLNVHASGRVTMDWGGISFELDRAAAVDFLQEALIVSTPPNVTEDVVDDEYKVWAMGQLSGKFTVTPDWEKIL
- a CDS encoding putative C6 finger domain protein (COG:S;~EggNog:ENOG410PG1A;~InterPro:IPR001138;~go_function: GO:0000981 - DNA-binding transcription factor activity, RNA polymerase II-specific [Evidence IEA];~go_function: GO:0008270 - zinc ion binding [Evidence IEA];~go_process: GO:0006355 - regulation of transcription, DNA-templated [Evidence IEA]), with amino-acid sequence MQAVQYEQLASPGESPTYTDHRPLQDLSPTKSPTPKNVAFELLLDENSKARARIPMRVQIYPHDTTDSIVTTVKNFYGIYDGAAGVSFEDEHNTTLIARYENLKNNMTVYVRVMPVQAYEEGYGDMYYGPMPIDNRKRPSLGEPFQMASAMQAIQPSENGQSPSRPASRVARKRSVSPSGRSRRSASQHKQFSRPGLKSRGSSTHGSVYDDAGYSDSDGGYGSVSGAKKARSEHFASSEISMENILQDGRRKRPKFDSSELPLFVPPQVPLTTSTSSISPQRRSIGQEGVGSPFARPMHRSHNPYQQPLPSPQSYGHSDHIYGPGSTRNGIYTTPMVPEHGHRLRDRTALHSSVPFSNPAGRTGGPGILPTPDPTIASCISDEDVAMQLIRLGDASNFSHGRTSASTLDDAFSGAAEAASSTGATSDGEGYSEDDDDLPARPRERLDSSPMLPPGTAKHTHKRLDDILPSFDSSDASYDSPDNEYRHDDFEGGLVKNEVDEDSFHESMPKAKKIKSRAISTTSSKARGPKSTQIRPNKNGIKNSSTSASRKVKPTPTVPSSKAAPPQVVNPAPPRKASTSSINGQHPLAADEEDLSTKPRCQRCRKSKKGCDRQRPCGRCKDAGIGIEGCISEDEGNGRKGRYGRHMGVAVKKTGDALSVTSEVQEPIPAVPMTASLVDKNKKRKR